In the Paenibacillus pabuli genome, one interval contains:
- a CDS encoding DUF1801 domain-containing protein: MNTEVTEFIEQISTPWQIAVAGQLRQLVHDSIPDAQERIQYKKPHFLKNGKYAAVISPSKQAVSFTIFNSAALDLPDGVFEGPAERKTIKIKEKDTPDYEWLAGLVTQASAEL, translated from the coding sequence TTGAATACAGAAGTCACGGAGTTTATCGAACAGATCTCAACCCCCTGGCAAATCGCCGTAGCAGGACAATTACGCCAGCTCGTGCACGATTCCATTCCGGACGCGCAGGAGCGCATACAATACAAGAAGCCTCACTTCCTGAAGAACGGCAAATATGCCGCCGTCATCTCCCCTTCCAAACAGGCGGTGTCCTTCACCATTTTTAATTCGGCTGCTCTTGATCTACCCGATGGAGTATTTGAAGGACCAGCGGAACGCAAAACGATCAAGATCAAGGAAAAGGATACACCGGATTACGAATGGCTCGCTGGTCTGGTGACACAGGCATCTGCAGAATTGTAG
- a CDS encoding GNAT family N-acetyltransferase has protein sequence MEIRVDDLSGDQVKGLIAEHLLGMAEDSPPESIHALDLDGLKKPEITFWCAWEGEELLGCGAMKELSAEHAELKSMRTAKAHLRKGVARQILTHIIEVARSRGYKRISLETGSMDSFIPARRMYEDFGFEYCEPFADYILDPNSAFMTKELSPLE, from the coding sequence ATGGAGATCAGAGTGGATGATTTGAGTGGGGATCAGGTTAAGGGGTTAATCGCAGAACATTTGCTTGGTATGGCCGAAGATTCGCCGCCGGAAAGCATTCATGCATTGGATCTGGATGGGTTGAAGAAACCTGAGATTACATTCTGGTGCGCATGGGAAGGTGAAGAATTGCTGGGATGTGGGGCCATGAAGGAATTGAGCGCTGAGCATGCCGAACTGAAATCGATGCGTACAGCCAAGGCCCATCTTCGAAAAGGCGTAGCGAGACAAATCCTGACTCACATCATTGAGGTTGCCAGAAGTCGGGGATACAAACGCATTAGCCTGGAGACCGGATCGATGGATTCGTTTATCCCGGCACGCCGGATGTATGAAGACTTTGGATTCGAATACTGCGAGCCTTTTGCAGATTATATATTGGACCCGAATAGTGCATTTATGACGAAGGAGTTATCACCGCTCGAATAG
- a CDS encoding amino acid permease, giving the protein MAQTEGTLQKKLKPRHISFMAMGGVIGTGIFKGSAETIGLAGPGVILTYIFAGLLLLVVMAAMAEMATVYKNKNMKDFVQEAFGSRVSFVMGWMYCFLWLSVCVIEVIAAGSFLQYWFTEVPLWMLSLACAVFIILVNLLSVGVFGEFEFWLAGIKIAMIIIFIILGAALIFGIIPSDNTPYLQNYTHAGGFLPNGWSSIFSALLVVMFSYGGSELIGLTLTETENADKVMPKIVGNFMLRIILFFTLPILIICGLIPWNEIGPESSPFVQVLASTGLPGAAHIMNFILVTAVLSAANSGIYGASRMLHSMAVGGEAPKALSKTNRSGSPVNTLLVCSVILLGGSMLGLFAQDQLFRVLLAVPGFVVMLVWICIATSQLKLRKRYPVTPTFKVWGFPYVTGLAVLALGVIAVMFIFDEGNRFSISICLGVLAVLIIWSLIRFRKSNGQEV; this is encoded by the coding sequence TTGGCTCAGACAGAAGGAACATTACAGAAAAAGCTTAAACCAAGACACATCAGCTTCATGGCCATGGGCGGTGTCATTGGAACCGGAATTTTTAAAGGCAGTGCCGAAACGATTGGACTCGCAGGTCCGGGTGTTATTTTAACGTACATTTTTGCTGGACTATTACTGCTGGTTGTAATGGCAGCGATGGCGGAGATGGCTACCGTCTATAAAAACAAAAACATGAAAGACTTCGTGCAAGAAGCCTTTGGCAGCAGGGTATCCTTTGTAATGGGGTGGATGTACTGCTTCCTATGGTTATCCGTGTGTGTCATTGAGGTAATTGCTGCGGGGAGCTTCTTGCAATATTGGTTTACGGAAGTGCCGTTATGGATGCTGAGTCTGGCGTGCGCGGTATTTATTATACTCGTCAATCTGCTGAGTGTTGGGGTGTTCGGGGAGTTTGAATTTTGGCTGGCAGGCATCAAGATAGCCATGATCATTATTTTTATCATCCTGGGTGCCGCATTGATCTTTGGCATTATTCCAAGTGATAACACACCTTATCTGCAAAATTACACACATGCCGGAGGTTTCCTCCCGAATGGTTGGTCATCGATCTTCTCCGCGCTGCTTGTCGTCATGTTCTCGTATGGAGGCTCAGAACTCATTGGTCTGACACTGACGGAGACGGAAAATGCGGACAAGGTCATGCCGAAAATTGTGGGCAATTTCATGCTCCGAATTATTTTGTTCTTCACGCTGCCGATTCTCATCATCTGTGGTCTGATTCCATGGAATGAGATCGGGCCGGAAAGCAGCCCGTTTGTACAAGTGCTGGCTTCCACAGGTTTACCTGGTGCAGCGCATATTATGAACTTTATTCTGGTGACTGCCGTTCTATCTGCTGCCAATTCCGGCATCTACGGCGCATCCCGGATGCTTCATTCCATGGCGGTGGGTGGTGAGGCTCCAAAAGCACTGTCCAAAACCAATCGGAGCGGCAGTCCGGTGAATACGCTCTTGGTCTGTTCCGTCATTTTGCTCGGAGGCTCGATGCTTGGACTGTTCGCTCAGGATCAATTGTTCCGCGTATTGCTCGCAGTGCCTGGGTTTGTCGTGATGCTTGTATGGATCTGCATTGCCACTTCCCAGTTAAAATTACGGAAGAGATACCCGGTCACACCGACATTCAAAGTCTGGGGATTCCCTTACGTAACCGGACTGGCCGTACTGGCGCTTGGTGTAATTGCGGTGATGTTCATATTCGATGAGGGCAATCGATTCAGTATCAGTATCTGCCTCGGTGTCCTTGCCGTATTGATTATCTGGTCCCTGATCCGGTTCAGGAAGTCGAATGGACAGGAAGTTTAA
- a CDS encoding DUF1963 domain-containing protein yields MTERIPCIREGCTNTILPATAAKTGGYCMPCKQEMEREERRKYIEANRRDVNLYEGVHDPVEILKIMHTPHVRDPLIHYVPYERSQEQVYLSLSAEQQEATADYAMELIRTDDTDTGKDILLYLVCYHDISLAAQIPELLEQEIYYPAILYKSASANVRDQLLKQVHNDDENRNHILIMLAYIGDEVVVEQFWQWKQSPPAWADQLYVKPEQYTFQAGWELTKDGKRRELFISPSYSLYKGDAKVGTIAPSSGVPIQMLQTSSSSCPWCGTALTNLVALDVRHPALQNVSWQAEKLQIRTCINCSCYGVVYMETSSAGEPFWSSHNVMPVGMDDIDPENSLEPDPDAGDSFYIATEPRQAFHGSEWAMEPSLSQIGGHPGWVQDAAYPVCPCCSTTMKAVGQVDWAQIEEYGEGMYYMFLCEPCQMTAVTYQQS; encoded by the coding sequence ATGACAGAACGCATTCCGTGTATCCGTGAAGGATGCACCAATACGATTTTACCGGCAACCGCGGCCAAGACAGGTGGGTACTGTATGCCCTGCAAGCAGGAGATGGAGCGGGAGGAACGCCGGAAATACATTGAAGCGAATCGACGGGACGTGAATTTGTATGAAGGAGTGCATGACCCGGTGGAGATTCTGAAAATCATGCATACACCTCATGTACGCGATCCATTAATTCACTATGTGCCTTATGAACGTTCCCAAGAGCAAGTCTACCTGTCACTGTCTGCGGAGCAGCAGGAAGCGACGGCAGACTATGCGATGGAGTTGATTCGTACCGATGATACGGATACCGGCAAAGACATTCTGCTGTATCTGGTCTGTTACCATGATATCTCGCTCGCTGCACAGATTCCCGAGTTGTTGGAGCAGGAGATCTACTATCCTGCGATTCTATATAAAAGTGCTTCAGCGAACGTGCGGGATCAGCTCTTGAAGCAGGTGCACAACGATGACGAGAATCGAAACCATATCCTGATTATGTTAGCCTATATCGGCGATGAGGTAGTTGTTGAGCAGTTCTGGCAATGGAAGCAGTCTCCGCCGGCCTGGGCAGATCAATTATATGTAAAACCAGAGCAATACACCTTCCAAGCCGGGTGGGAACTCACCAAGGACGGGAAGCGGAGAGAATTGTTTATCAGCCCAAGTTATTCATTATATAAAGGTGATGCAAAGGTTGGAACAATTGCGCCTTCAAGCGGCGTACCCATTCAAATGCTTCAAACAAGTTCCAGCAGTTGTCCATGGTGTGGAACCGCTTTAACCAACTTGGTTGCTCTGGATGTGAGGCATCCGGCCTTGCAGAATGTTTCCTGGCAAGCCGAAAAGCTGCAGATTCGAACTTGCATCAACTGCAGCTGCTACGGTGTGGTCTATATGGAGACAAGCTCAGCAGGGGAGCCCTTCTGGAGTTCTCACAATGTCATGCCAGTAGGAATGGATGACATTGATCCCGAAAATTCGCTCGAACCTGACCCGGATGCTGGTGATTCATTCTACATTGCGACAGAGCCCCGTCAGGCCTTCCATGGCAGTGAGTGGGCCATGGAACCTTCACTATCCCAGATTGGCGGTCATCCCGGATGGGTTCAGGATGCAGCGTATCCGGTCTGTCCCTGCTGCTCCACAACTATGAAGGCGGTTGGGCAGGTAGACTGGGCACAGATCGAGGAGTATGGCGAGGGTATGTATTATATGTTTCTATGTGAGCCGTGTCAGATGACTGCGGTGACGTATCAGCAATCTTAA
- a CDS encoding GNAT family N-acetyltransferase, with product MTLTTDNLFYSKRLKMTPPREEDVQTMLQWNEDPEYLRNVDTDIAIPYSEKQLEDEGETKNKEVYFRLRTHEEDTLIGFVVIHSIEWNNRCGQLAIGIGLAEHRNKGYGTEALNLILRYAFHEMNLDRVGLDVISYNAKGIRAYEKAGFQLEGRAREAVYRDGRRYDRLMMGILKPEWEALNPIQMEDEQ from the coding sequence ATGACACTGACAACGGACAACCTGTTTTATAGCAAACGATTGAAAATGACACCTCCACGTGAGGAAGACGTGCAGACAATGCTGCAATGGAATGAAGATCCGGAGTATCTTCGTAATGTGGATACCGATATTGCCATTCCCTATTCGGAGAAACAACTGGAAGATGAGGGGGAAACGAAAAACAAAGAAGTGTACTTCAGGCTTCGAACACATGAGGAAGATACACTAATCGGTTTTGTTGTCATTCACAGCATTGAATGGAACAACCGCTGCGGACAGCTCGCCATCGGCATTGGACTTGCCGAACATCGCAACAAAGGGTATGGAACAGAAGCGTTGAATCTGATTTTGCGATATGCCTTCCATGAGATGAACCTCGATCGTGTGGGGCTGGACGTCATTTCGTATAACGCAAAAGGGATTCGTGCCTATGAGAAGGCCGGTTTTCAGTTGGAAGGACGAGCGCGCGAAGCAGTTTACCGTGATGGACGGCGTTATGACCGCCTGATGATGGGCATTCTGAAGCCGGAGTGGGAAGCACTTAATCCAATACAAATGGAGGATGAACAATAA
- a CDS encoding alanyl-tRNA editing protein produces MTQKLYYDSAYTRDWHTQITGRADKEDGKYITLAETAFYPHGGGQPCDLGRIGGIAVLDVNIEDGEVWHKVDQAPEQKEVHCEIDWERRFDHMQHHTGQHLLSAITLKLADAMTLSFHLGTEYATIDVAAELGADQLTAIEQEVNRQIYRNARISSSWVTAEEAARLPLVKQPTVTEDIRIVEMEGVEYNACGGTHVAATGEIGILKVLKTEKVKGGTRIYFKCGFRALNEFTAAQQVLNGISVKLKTSREELLDRIDKMETDQKQLLSELSTVKSTNDTYYAQELLSAREGLVIAQVFEDKSLKDMQSLATKLTEDHEGIVLFASISEAKVVLAQNGQPPEWSCGPFFKGNLGAYQGKGGGSDRMAQAGFASSEDALAFYEFTKDQLGHH; encoded by the coding sequence ATGACACAAAAGTTATATTACGACTCCGCATACACGCGGGATTGGCATACACAAATTACGGGTAGAGCGGACAAGGAAGACGGTAAATATATCACACTTGCGGAGACGGCATTTTATCCGCATGGGGGTGGACAACCCTGTGACCTGGGCCGAATCGGAGGTATCGCTGTTCTTGATGTAAACATCGAAGATGGCGAGGTATGGCATAAAGTCGATCAGGCGCCTGAGCAGAAGGAGGTTCACTGCGAGATTGACTGGGAGCGCAGATTCGATCACATGCAGCATCACACAGGGCAGCATCTGTTGTCAGCGATCACGCTGAAGCTGGCTGATGCGATGACGCTCAGTTTCCATCTGGGAACCGAATATGCAACGATTGATGTAGCCGCAGAACTGGGAGCGGATCAATTGACAGCCATTGAGCAAGAAGTGAACCGCCAGATTTACCGCAATGCCCGCATTAGCAGCTCCTGGGTTACTGCGGAGGAAGCAGCGCGTCTGCCGCTCGTGAAGCAGCCTACTGTGACAGAGGACATCCGTATTGTCGAGATGGAGGGTGTGGAATACAATGCTTGTGGCGGCACGCATGTGGCGGCAACAGGCGAGATCGGCATTCTTAAGGTGCTGAAAACGGAGAAGGTTAAAGGTGGCACGCGCATCTATTTCAAATGTGGATTCCGAGCATTAAACGAATTCACGGCAGCACAGCAGGTGTTAAACGGCATTTCGGTGAAATTAAAAACCAGCAGGGAAGAGCTACTTGATCGTATCGATAAAATGGAAACAGACCAGAAACAGCTTCTATCCGAGCTGAGTACGGTCAAATCGACCAATGATACGTATTATGCACAGGAACTCCTATCTGCACGGGAAGGTTTGGTTATTGCCCAGGTATTCGAGGACAAATCCCTCAAGGACATGCAGAGCTTGGCGACCAAGCTGACGGAAGATCATGAGGGCATCGTGCTCTTTGCCAGCATCTCGGAGGCCAAGGTCGTTCTGGCCCAGAACGGGCAGCCGCCGGAGTGGTCTTGCGGTCCATTCTTCAAGGGCAATCTCGGAGCCTACCAGGGCAAGGGCGGGGGCAGTGACAGAATGGCTCAGGCAGGCTTTGCCAGCAGTGAAGATGCCTTAGCCTTTTATGAATTTACCAAGGACCAGCTGGGACATCACTAA